The following proteins are encoded in a genomic region of Porphyrobacter sp. CACIAM 03H1:
- the ribD gene encoding bifunctional diaminohydroxyphosphoribosylaminopyrimidine deaminase/5-amino-6-(5-phosphoribosylamino)uracil reductase RibD: protein MPPSDHEWMAAAARLAARARPLSRPNPGVGALVVTGARVIARGWTRAGGRPHAEAEALAGLAPAQLAEATLYVTLEPCAHVSARGPSCADLIVAARPARVVVGQRDPDPRTAGEGMARLAAAGIAVTLLDDAASAASLAGFLTRLTLGRPRVTLKLATSLDGCIALADGTSRWITGEAARAHVHAQRARHDAILVGGGTWRTDAPRLDARLPGLESRSPSRVVLTRGPAPEGTTALPAPEAIAGLAGVQYLYVEGGAATAAAFLAADLVDELHLYTAPILIGDGKRALGPLGLAQLDAAHGRWQIAERRQLGSDSFAAYLRTR from the coding sequence CTGCCGCCTTCCGATCACGAATGGATGGCCGCCGCCGCGCGCCTCGCCGCGCGCGCGCGGCCGCTCAGCCGTCCCAACCCCGGCGTCGGGGCGCTGGTGGTGACAGGCGCGCGGGTGATCGCGCGCGGCTGGACCCGCGCCGGCGGACGCCCCCATGCCGAGGCCGAGGCGCTGGCGGGCCTCGCCCCGGCGCAGCTCGCCGAGGCGACGCTCTACGTCACGCTCGAGCCCTGCGCCCATGTCTCGGCGCGCGGGCCCTCCTGCGCCGACCTGATCGTGGCCGCGCGCCCCGCCCGGGTGGTGGTCGGCCAGCGCGACCCCGACCCGCGCACCGCCGGCGAGGGCATGGCGCGGCTGGCCGCGGCGGGAATCGCCGTGACCCTGCTCGACGACGCCGCCTCGGCCGCAAGCCTTGCAGGCTTCCTCACCCGCCTGACGCTGGGCCGCCCGCGCGTGACGCTCAAGCTCGCGACCTCCCTCGACGGCTGCATCGCGCTCGCCGACGGCACCAGCCGCTGGATCACGGGCGAGGCGGCCCGCGCCCATGTCCACGCCCAGCGCGCGCGGCATGACGCGATCCTCGTCGGCGGCGGGACATGGCGCACCGACGCGCCGCGGCTCGATGCGCGACTGCCGGGGCTGGAGAGCCGCTCGCCAAGCCGCGTGGTGCTGACCCGCGGCCCCGCGCCCGAGGGCACCACCGCCCTCCCCGCGCCCGAAGCCATCGCGGGCCTTGCGGGCGTGCAATATCTCTATGTGGAGGGCGGCGCGGCGACCGCCGCCGCCTTCCTCGCAGCCGATCTGGTCGACGAGCTCCACCTCTACACCGCTCCCATCCTCATCGGGGACGGGAAGCGCGCACTCGGCCCGCTGGGCCTCGCGCAGCTCGACGCGGCGCATGGCCGCTGGCAGATCGCCGAACGCCGCCAGCTTGGCAGCGACAGCTTCGCCGCCTATCTGCGGACCCGATAA
- a CDS encoding riboflavin synthase — MFTGIVTAIGTIAAAEQRGDLRLRITAPLDPARIDIGASIACSGVCLTVVERGGSAGDAWFDVDLSGETVSRTVPGMWNAGARLNIEPSLRLGDELGGHIVTGHVDSVGEVVKVAQSGDSWQVAIRARAEMAPFIAEKGSITVNGVSLTVNDVRDREDRTCDFLLNIIPHTAAVTTLAALKEGDAVNLEIDVLARYLKRMQTLAAAG; from the coding sequence ATGTTCACCGGCATCGTCACCGCCATCGGCACCATCGCCGCCGCCGAGCAGCGCGGCGACCTCAGGCTGCGCATCACCGCCCCGCTCGATCCCGCCCGGATCGACATCGGCGCCTCGATCGCGTGCTCGGGCGTGTGCCTCACCGTAGTCGAGCGCGGCGGCAGCGCGGGCGATGCATGGTTCGACGTCGACCTTTCGGGCGAGACCGTCAGCCGCACGGTGCCGGGCATGTGGAACGCCGGCGCGCGGCTCAATATCGAGCCCTCCTTGCGCCTCGGCGACGAATTGGGCGGTCACATCGTCACCGGCCACGTGGATTCGGTCGGCGAGGTGGTGAAGGTGGCGCAGTCCGGCGACAGCTGGCAGGTCGCGATCCGCGCCCGCGCCGAGATGGCGCCCTTCATCGCCGAGAAGGGCTCGATCACCGTCAACGGCGTGTCGCTGACCGTCAACGACGTGCGCGACCGCGAGGATCGGACCTGCGACTTCCTGCTCAACATCATCCCCCACACCGCCGCCGTCACGACGCTCGCCGCGCTGAAGGAGGGCGACGCGGTCAACCTCGAGATCGACGTGCTGGCGCGCTACCTCAAGCGCATGCAAACCCTCGCCGCGGCAGGCTGA
- a CDS encoding VOC family protein, which produces MRAAILAAACLAGAACTPAGSDPAAPAAGDAVINPVVHFEIPVTDIDRAVAFYEAVFAVKLERREVDGYAMAFFPRADGRPGASGALAQGDVYKPTKDGAILYFDVPDIDAVVARAEARGGAVLYPKKDIGAAGFVAEIADSEGNRIALSEAAE; this is translated from the coding sequence TTGCGCGCCGCGATCCTCGCCGCCGCCTGCCTCGCCGGCGCGGCCTGCACGCCCGCCGGGTCCGACCCCGCCGCTCCTGCCGCCGGTGATGCCGTGATCAACCCCGTCGTCCATTTCGAGATTCCCGTCACCGACATCGACCGCGCGGTCGCCTTCTACGAGGCGGTCTTCGCAGTGAAGCTCGAGCGGCGCGAGGTCGATGGCTATGCGATGGCCTTCTTCCCCCGCGCCGACGGCCGTCCGGGGGCAAGCGGCGCGCTGGCCCAGGGCGACGTCTACAAGCCGACGAAAGACGGCGCGATCCTCTACTTCGACGTGCCCGACATCGATGCCGTGGTCGCCCGCGCCGAGGCGCGCGGGGGCGCGGTGCTCTATCCCAAGAAGGACATCGGCGCGGCTGGCTTCGTCGCCGAGATCGCCGACAGCGAAGGCAACCGCATCGCGCTGAGCGAGGCGGCGGAATAG
- a CDS encoding DUF421 domain-containing protein — protein MFFDSLHDLLRVVLIAMLAYATLVGVLRLAGKRALAKLNAFDLVVTVALGSTLATVLLSKDVSFLEGALAFAMLALLQWTVSRLSIALPFFRDLVRSQPRILFEDGEYRRRAMREERVTEDEILAVIRSAGVGRIEDVAAVVLETDGTLSVIEGRGRTLTALAGVRR, from the coding sequence ATGTTCTTCGACAGCCTTCACGACCTCCTGAGGGTCGTCCTGATCGCGATGCTGGCCTATGCCACCCTCGTCGGAGTGCTGCGCCTTGCGGGCAAGCGCGCGCTGGCCAAGCTCAACGCCTTCGATCTGGTGGTGACCGTGGCGCTCGGCTCGACGCTGGCGACGGTGCTGCTGAGCAAGGACGTATCCTTCCTTGAAGGCGCGCTCGCCTTCGCGATGCTGGCGCTGCTGCAATGGACCGTATCGCGCCTGTCGATCGCCTTGCCCTTCTTCCGCGATCTGGTGCGCAGCCAGCCGCGCATCCTGTTCGAGGATGGCGAATACCGCCGCCGGGCCATGCGCGAGGAGCGTGTCACCGAGGACGAGATCCTCGCCGTGATCCGCTCCGCCGGGGTAGGCCGGATCGAGGATGTCGCCGCCGTGGTGCTGGAGACCGACGGCACGCTGAGCGTGATCGAGGGCCGGGGACGGACATTGACCGCGCTCGCGGGCGTGCGGCGGTAA
- a CDS encoding GNAT family N-acetyltransferase, whose protein sequence is MLDRQPVLEGEHVTLRPLRAEDWDALFGVASDPLIWEQHPAHDRWQEPVFRAFFEDALANRGALLVLDARTGAAIGSSRFQGLEEADGGSVEIGWTFLARSHWGGRWNHEMKRLMLAHALAKVAEVRFLVGETNTRSRKALENIGAQLTDRREERIMAGGEIIPHLTYAITRESFAQGPLAR, encoded by the coding sequence ATGCTCGACCGCCAGCCCGTGCTGGAGGGCGAGCATGTCACCCTGCGCCCCTTGCGCGCGGAGGATTGGGACGCGCTCTTCGGGGTCGCCTCGGACCCGCTGATCTGGGAACAGCACCCTGCGCATGACCGCTGGCAGGAGCCGGTGTTCCGCGCCTTCTTCGAGGACGCGCTGGCGAACCGGGGCGCGCTGCTGGTGCTCGATGCCCGAACTGGCGCGGCGATCGGCTCCTCGCGCTTCCAGGGGCTTGAGGAGGCGGATGGCGGCTCGGTCGAGATCGGCTGGACTTTCCTTGCCCGCTCGCACTGGGGCGGGCGCTGGAACCACGAGATGAAGCGCCTGATGCTGGCCCATGCCCTCGCCAAGGTGGCCGAGGTGCGCTTTCTGGTGGGCGAGACCAACACCCGCTCGCGCAAGGCGCTGGAGAATATCGGCGCGCAGCTGACCGACCGGCGCGAGGAGCGCATCATGGCGGGCGGCGAGATCATCCCGCACCTCACCTACGCGATCACGCGGGAGAGCTTCGCGCAGGGCCCGCTGGCGCGCTGA
- a CDS encoding aromatic amino acid transaminase, producing the protein MLDRLSPQAPDALLALIRLHAADPREDKIDLGVGVYRTEDGATPVFAAIKTAEQALVDSQESKSYLGPEGDMGFVNALMPYIFGSADPTMGGRIQGMQTPGGTGAVRLALALAQKAGVKRVHMGVPSWPNHAQILADLGMELVPFDHANPDGTANLEAVLAAINGASADEAVLLHACCHNPTGIDYTADQWEAIAAAFAASGTFPIIDSAYQGLGHGMDEDAAGMRGLLAAVPEAFVAYSCDKNFGQYRDRVGAFYVMAAEPGALDTAFSNANALARAAWSMPPDHGGAAVRIILRDPDMTEAWLAELDTMRARMRSVRDALAKAGTAGRIDLTPLGTQNGLFSMLPVTKEEVAALREDHGIYMAASGRINIAGLTRDNLPKFIAALAAVAG; encoded by the coding sequence ATGCTCGACCGACTCAGCCCTCAGGCGCCCGACGCCCTGCTCGCCCTGATCCGCCTCCACGCCGCCGACCCGCGCGAGGACAAGATCGACCTCGGTGTCGGGGTCTACCGCACCGAGGACGGCGCCACCCCTGTCTTCGCCGCGATCAAGACGGCCGAGCAGGCGCTGGTCGACAGCCAGGAGAGCAAGTCCTACCTCGGCCCCGAGGGCGACATGGGCTTCGTCAACGCGCTTATGCCCTACATCTTCGGCAGCGCCGACCCGACGATGGGCGGGCGCATCCAGGGGATGCAGACCCCGGGCGGCACGGGCGCGGTGCGGCTCGCACTGGCGCTGGCGCAGAAGGCTGGCGTGAAGCGCGTTCACATGGGCGTGCCGAGCTGGCCCAACCACGCGCAGATCCTCGCCGACCTCGGCATGGAGCTGGTGCCCTTCGACCACGCCAATCCGGACGGCACGGCGAATCTCGAGGCGGTGCTGGCCGCGATCAACGGCGCTTCGGCCGACGAGGCCGTGCTGCTCCATGCCTGCTGCCACAACCCCACCGGCATCGACTACACCGCCGACCAGTGGGAGGCGATCGCCGCCGCATTTGCCGCCAGCGGCACCTTCCCGATCATCGATTCCGCCTATCAGGGCCTCGGTCACGGCATGGACGAGGATGCGGCCGGGATGCGCGGCCTGCTCGCCGCCGTGCCCGAGGCCTTCGTCGCTTATTCCTGCGACAAGAACTTCGGCCAGTACCGCGACCGGGTGGGCGCCTTCTACGTGATGGCGGCCGAGCCGGGGGCGCTCGATACGGCTTTCTCGAACGCCAACGCGCTGGCACGCGCGGCGTGGTCGATGCCGCCCGATCACGGCGGCGCGGCGGTGCGGATCATCCTGCGTGATCCCGACATGACCGAGGCCTGGCTCGCCGAACTCGACACGATGCGCGCCCGGATGCGCTCCGTGCGCGACGCGCTGGCGAAGGCGGGCACGGCAGGCCGGATCGACCTCACCCCGCTCGGCACCCAGAACGGGCTGTTCTCGATGCTCCCCGTCACCAAGGAAGAGGTCGCGGCGCTGCGGGAAGACCACGGCATCTACATGGCCGCCTCGGGCCGCATCAACATCGCGGGCCTCACCAGGGACAACCTGCCGAAGTTCATCGCTGCCCTCGCGGCAGTGGCGGGATAG
- a CDS encoding DUF1134 domain-containing protein — protein sequence MRMMIAHSPATGLALAARRIASAALAAMAALSLAAAPAAAQDLETFDPDTAFGQQQDNAAGIDADLASPQAPPASAPTPVPAPPPTDPAFDQTFDDYAAAPSAAAAPPPADGGVAPVTTAAQNAGQTYGEDDLIGAAEGVFGKGAEGLAKLIEDLLRKQGEPNGYIVGREAGGAFIVGARYGSGTLHHKVEGTQQVYWTGPSVGFDAGANAANTFVLVYNLYDTEDLFKRFPAGEGQAYFVGGLHASYLRRGDIVLIPIRVGAGLRLGVNAGYMRFSKEHRWSPF from the coding sequence ATGAGGATGATGATCGCCCATTCCCCCGCCACCGGCCTGGCCCTTGCGGCGCGGCGCATCGCCAGCGCCGCGCTGGCGGCGATGGCGGCGCTCTCGCTCGCCGCCGCACCGGCTGCGGCGCAGGATCTCGAGACCTTCGATCCCGATACCGCCTTCGGCCAGCAGCAGGACAATGCCGCCGGGATCGATGCCGACCTGGCGAGCCCGCAGGCTCCTCCGGCATCCGCCCCCACGCCCGTCCCCGCGCCGCCGCCGACCGACCCTGCGTTCGATCAAACCTTCGACGACTACGCCGCGGCTCCCTCCGCAGCCGCCGCGCCTCCGCCCGCCGACGGCGGTGTCGCCCCCGTCACCACCGCCGCCCAGAACGCCGGGCAGACCTATGGCGAGGACGACCTCATCGGCGCCGCCGAGGGCGTGTTCGGCAAGGGCGCTGAAGGGCTCGCCAAGCTGATCGAGGACCTCCTGAGGAAGCAGGGCGAACCCAACGGCTACATCGTCGGGCGCGAGGCCGGGGGTGCCTTCATCGTCGGCGCGCGCTACGGCTCGGGCACGCTCCACCACAAGGTCGAGGGCACGCAGCAGGTCTACTGGACCGGCCCCTCGGTCGGGTTCGACGCCGGGGCCAATGCCGCCAACACCTTCGTGCTGGTCTACAACCTCTACGACACCGAGGACCTGTTCAAGCGCTTCCCGGCGGGCGAGGGGCAGGCCTATTTCGTCGGCGGGCTGCATGCCAGCTACCTGCGCCGGGGCGATATCGTGCTGATCCCGATCCGGGTGGGCGCGGGGCTGCGGCTCGGGGTGAACGCCGGCTACATGCGCTTCTCCAAGGAGCATCGCTGGTCGCCTTTCTGA
- a CDS encoding mechanosensitive ion channel domain-containing protein: protein MIAHFGDSRFGRWARSRLQPAPRIIGSAFGALLWVASSTALHGQTVSDAVPAIPADDPGTGTQDTIEIADLTRQSDREIAAGLADIFAQIDGLSDVDVSVRSGVVTLTGSVAGQADREQAAQIAGRIAGVVTVENAIERTFEVDTNLSAATGALRDDARSLVRSLPLLGVALLVALLVGGAGYLLAGQKWFWNRVAPNPFLAELLAGAIRFMAIIAALIIALQILDAVTLLGLVLGSAGIIGIALGFAVRDTVDNYVSSLMLSLRQPFRANDHVLIDDLEGRVIRLTSRATVLMTLDGNHLRIPNATVFKANILNYTRNPQRRFDFDLGVDSADDPLGAIAVGLAAIRSLAFVLEQPRSFAVIHTVGESSIVLRFFAWVDQRATDFLKGRSLAIQAAKRALEEAGYELPEPIYRIRVDDRSKLLHPNDKKRDGAPRSARASAVEGDHAEPERAVENLVSEERGATRERDLLDTDRPIE, encoded by the coding sequence TTGATCGCGCACTTCGGTGACAGTCGCTTCGGCCGCTGGGCACGCTCCCGTCTCCAACCGGCACCCCGGATCATCGGGTCCGCTTTCGGCGCGCTTCTGTGGGTAGCGAGCTCCACCGCGCTGCATGGCCAGACCGTATCGGATGCCGTCCCGGCTATCCCGGCCGACGACCCGGGGACCGGAACGCAGGACACGATCGAGATCGCGGACCTGACGCGGCAGTCGGACCGAGAGATCGCTGCCGGTCTTGCCGATATCTTCGCCCAGATCGACGGCCTCAGCGACGTCGATGTCTCGGTACGGTCGGGCGTCGTCACCCTGACCGGAAGCGTCGCCGGGCAGGCCGACCGCGAGCAGGCGGCGCAGATCGCCGGGCGTATCGCCGGGGTGGTGACGGTCGAGAACGCCATCGAGCGCACCTTCGAGGTCGACACAAACCTGTCCGCGGCAACTGGAGCGCTGCGCGACGATGCCCGCTCGCTGGTCCGCTCGCTGCCGCTGCTGGGGGTCGCGCTGCTGGTTGCCTTGCTGGTCGGCGGGGCGGGTTACCTGCTTGCCGGCCAGAAGTGGTTCTGGAACCGGGTGGCGCCCAACCCCTTTCTGGCGGAACTGCTGGCCGGCGCGATCCGGTTCATGGCCATCATCGCTGCGCTCATCATCGCCCTCCAGATCCTCGATGCCGTCACCCTGCTCGGTCTCGTCCTCGGCAGCGCCGGGATCATCGGCATCGCGCTGGGTTTCGCGGTGCGCGATACCGTCGACAATTACGTCTCGAGCCTGATGCTGAGCCTGCGCCAGCCGTTCCGCGCCAACGACCATGTGCTGATCGACGATCTGGAGGGGCGGGTGATCCGCCTGACGTCGCGCGCGACGGTGCTCATGACGCTCGACGGCAATCACCTGAGGATTCCCAACGCCACCGTCTTCAAGGCCAACATCCTCAACTACACGCGCAATCCCCAGCGCCGGTTCGATTTCGATCTCGGGGTGGATTCGGCCGACGATCCGCTCGGCGCGATCGCGGTGGGGCTCGCGGCGATCAGGTCGCTGGCCTTTGTGCTCGAGCAACCGCGCAGCTTCGCGGTGATCCATACCGTCGGGGAATCAAGTATCGTTCTGCGCTTCTTCGCCTGGGTCGATCAGCGCGCGACCGATTTCCTGAAAGGTCGAAGCCTCGCGATCCAGGCGGCCAAGCGCGCGCTGGAGGAAGCCGGTTACGAATTGCCCGAGCCGATCTACCGGATCCGTGTCGATGATCGCAGCAAGCTGCTGCACCCGAACGACAAGAAGCGCGACGGGGCGCCGAGGTCCGCACGCGCGTCGGCCGTCGAGGGCGATCACGCAGAGCCCGAGCGCGCCGTCGAGAACCTGGTCAGCGAAGAGCGCGGCGCGACCCGGGAGCGGGATCTGCTCGATACCGACCGTCCGATCGAGTAG
- a CDS encoding general stress protein: protein MQRNVTSAVFETRAEAEAAIDQLRRSGVGDKAISVISKHDDSFERDHHSDRDDHHHADTKGSGAAKGLAIGAGGGAIAGLAALAIPGVAPFFAAGAVAEALGIIGSTAATSAVVGGAIGGLTGALMNYGVDEEDARFFDERLQRGGYWVGVDLDEVRGDRREVDRILHDHRGLTRHSAQDNLGRPASANDVDGVPASIVEGTRVGRGAGTDPTR from the coding sequence ATGCAACGCAACGTGACATCCGCCGTGTTCGAGACCCGGGCCGAGGCCGAGGCCGCCATCGACCAGCTGCGCCGCAGCGGGGTCGGGGACAAGGCGATCTCGGTGATCAGCAAGCACGACGACAGCTTCGAGCGCGATCACCATTCCGATCGCGACGACCATCACCACGCCGACACCAAGGGCAGCGGCGCCGCCAAGGGCCTCGCGATCGGCGCGGGCGGCGGGGCCATCGCCGGGCTTGCCGCGCTCGCCATCCCGGGGGTCGCCCCGTTCTTCGCCGCCGGGGCGGTGGCCGAGGCGCTTGGCATTATCGGCAGCACCGCGGCGACCAGCGCCGTTGTCGGCGGCGCCATCGGCGGGCTGACCGGTGCGCTGATGAACTACGGGGTCGACGAGGAGGACGCGCGCTTCTTCGACGAACGCCTGCAGCGCGGCGGCTACTGGGTCGGCGTCGACCTCGACGAGGTCCGCGGCGACCGGCGCGAGGTCGACCGCATCCTGCACGACCACCGCGGCCTCACCCGCCACAGCGCGCAGGACAACCTCGGCCGTCCGGCAAGCGCCAACGACGTGGACGGCGTGCCCGCTTCGATCGTGGAGGGCACGCGCGTGGGCCGGGGTGCAGGCACCGATCCGACCCGCTGA
- a CDS encoding pseudouridine synthase produces MARLLLFNKPFGVLSQFTDRGSPTERATLSDFIAAKSVYPAGRLDRDSEGLLLLTDDGRLQARIAEPRFKLPKTYLVQVEGDPQDGDLEPLRKGVRLKDGLTLPAEALRIDPPDLWPRDPPIRVRKSVPDSWLRITIREGRNRQVRRMTAAVGLPTLRLVRWSIGDWTVAGIAPGAFVEISI; encoded by the coding sequence ATGGCCCGGTTGCTCCTGTTCAACAAACCCTTCGGCGTGTTGTCGCAATTCACCGACCGCGGATCGCCGACGGAGCGCGCGACCCTGTCGGACTTCATCGCGGCGAAGAGCGTCTATCCCGCCGGTCGGCTCGACCGGGACAGCGAGGGCCTGCTGCTGCTCACCGACGACGGGCGATTGCAGGCTCGCATCGCCGAACCGCGCTTCAAGCTGCCCAAGACCTATCTCGTGCAGGTCGAGGGTGATCCGCAAGACGGGGATCTCGAACCCCTGCGCAAGGGCGTCCGGCTCAAGGACGGCCTGACCCTGCCCGCCGAGGCCCTGCGCATCGACCCGCCGGACCTGTGGCCCCGCGACCCGCCGATCCGCGTGCGCAAATCCGTTCCCGACAGCTGGCTCAGGATCACCATCCGCGAAGGGCGCAACCGGCAGGTGCGCCGGATGACGGCGGCAGTGGGCCTGCCGACCCTGCGGCTGGTGCGCTGGTCGATCGGCGACTGGACCGTCGCAGGGATCGCACCGGGCGCTTTTGTGGAAATTTCCATATGA
- a CDS encoding 23S rRNA (adenine(2030)-N(6))-methyltransferase RlmJ — MNYRHAFHAGNSADVVKHALLIALVRALQLKPSALTLIDTHAGCGLYDLQGEEAGRTGEAEGGVLRAFADTDPLLDDYRAAVRAVNEGGEPRLYPGSPRILSQLLRPQDGLILNEKHPEDAAILRGAMRGLPAAIHARDAYELWLALLPTRTPRGLVVIDPPYEQTDERARIAATLAAAHRKWAHGVTAIWYPLKDRAAHLRWKQQLKRLGIPKFLTVEHWLYDADQPGLYNGAGLFIVNPPYAFTQELPPLLEALRAALAPDGHRGTLTAEWLNG; from the coding sequence ATGAATTACCGCCACGCCTTCCATGCCGGCAACAGCGCCGATGTCGTCAAGCACGCGCTGCTGATCGCGCTGGTGCGCGCCTTGCAGCTCAAACCGTCGGCACTGACCCTGATCGACACCCACGCGGGTTGCGGGCTCTACGACCTCCAGGGCGAGGAGGCAGGGCGCACCGGCGAGGCCGAGGGGGGCGTGCTGCGGGCCTTTGCCGACACCGACCCCCTGCTCGATGACTACCGCGCCGCGGTGCGCGCGGTGAACGAGGGCGGCGAGCCGCGTCTCTATCCCGGCAGCCCGCGCATCCTGTCGCAGCTGCTCCGCCCGCAGGATGGGCTGATCCTCAACGAGAAGCACCCCGAGGACGCCGCCATCCTGCGCGGCGCGATGCGCGGCCTGCCCGCTGCCATCCACGCGCGCGACGCCTACGAGCTTTGGCTGGCCCTGCTGCCGACCCGCACCCCGCGCGGGCTGGTGGTGATCGACCCGCCCTACGAACAGACCGACGAGCGCGCGCGCATCGCCGCAACCCTCGCCGCCGCGCACCGCAAATGGGCGCACGGCGTCACGGCGATCTGGTATCCGCTCAAGGACAGGGCCGCGCACCTGCGGTGGAAGCAGCAGCTCAAGCGGCTCGGCATCCCCAAATTCCTGACGGTGGAGCACTGGCTCTACGATGCCGACCAGCCGGGCCTCTACAACGGCGCGGGGCTGTTCATCGTCAACCCGCCCTATGCCTTCACGCAAGAGCTGCCGCCGCTGCTCGAGGCTCTGCGCGCCGCGCTGGCACCGGACGGGCACAGGGGCACGCTCACGGCCGAGTGGCTGAACGGCTAG
- a CDS encoding SH3 domain-containing protein yields the protein MTTPFQRRPARATAVAMLAATAMLAASVPAHARDKDDDDAVDLAKCTESLGTIAVVEGDTQGWSDYGLGSPRALINALATESGCFTPHNPAGGTSADFLMNVVAGDSEEVDQSIELAKGAAMEGLVRSGAAGSLLGSVPGAGAVLGMFGGLGGKKKKLAAGIKLLSPANGLTVATGQGVVKKSTLTFGGAGAWNAGANAAGYGASKDGKMLVEAFVLAFNDLVAQRETIASAPRAGGAASAATSLATVAATTAMLETPAANAKVVRNLRVGTTLTPTGKRDGLFIEAKDSFGTTGWVSVESLN from the coding sequence ATGACGACACCCTTCCAGCGCCGCCCGGCCCGTGCAACCGCCGTGGCCATGCTGGCCGCAACGGCGATGCTCGCCGCGAGCGTTCCGGCCCATGCCAGGGACAAGGACGATGATGATGCGGTCGATCTGGCGAAATGCACCGAAAGCCTCGGCACCATCGCGGTGGTCGAGGGCGACACGCAGGGCTGGTCCGATTACGGCCTCGGCAGCCCGCGCGCGCTGATCAACGCTCTCGCCACCGAAAGCGGCTGCTTCACCCCGCACAACCCGGCCGGCGGCACCTCCGCAGACTTCCTCATGAACGTTGTCGCGGGTGACAGCGAGGAGGTCGACCAGTCGATCGAACTCGCCAAGGGCGCGGCGATGGAGGGGCTGGTGCGTTCGGGCGCGGCGGGCTCGCTGCTCGGCAGCGTTCCGGGCGCAGGCGCGGTGCTGGGGATGTTCGGCGGGCTCGGCGGCAAGAAGAAGAAACTCGCCGCCGGGATCAAGCTCCTCAGCCCCGCCAACGGGTTGACCGTCGCGACCGGACAGGGCGTGGTCAAGAAGAGCACGCTGACCTTCGGCGGCGCGGGGGCGTGGAATGCGGGGGCGAATGCTGCCGGATACGGCGCCAGCAAGGACGGCAAGATGCTGGTCGAGGCCTTCGTGCTCGCCTTCAACGATCTCGTCGCCCAGCGCGAGACCATCGCCTCGGCCCCCAGAGCCGGCGGCGCTGCCTCCGCCGCGACCTCGCTTGCGACGGTCGCCGCCACCACCGCCATGCTCGAAACGCCCGCCGCCAACGCCAAGGTGGTGCGCAACCTCAGGGTTGGCACGACCCTCACCCCCACCGGCAAGCGCGACGGGCTGTTCATCGAGGCCAAGGACAGCTTCGGCACCACCGGCTGGGTCTCGGTCGAGAGCCTCAACTGA
- a CDS encoding response regulator transcription factor, whose amino-acid sequence MRILYVEDDPRAAAMVGDILAANGDVLVWEASGSAALLRAGMEHFDVIILDRMLGDIDGLTITRRLREGGISTPILILSALGRGSDRADGLDTGADDYLAKPFEPEELVARLRALHRRASGREHSAVILYGAFECHVKARTAFRDNRHLALSPKEFELFRYFMENAGEVVTREMLLHHVWKMDFDPQTNVVDVNIGRLRRKLEDGFERPALETILGSGYRLLDGRP is encoded by the coding sequence ATGAGGATCCTCTACGTCGAGGACGATCCGCGCGCGGCGGCGATGGTGGGCGACATTCTCGCCGCGAACGGCGATGTGCTGGTGTGGGAAGCCAGCGGCAGCGCGGCCCTGCTGCGCGCGGGCATGGAGCATTTCGACGTCATCATCCTCGACCGGATGCTCGGCGACATCGACGGGCTGACCATCACCCGCCGCCTGCGGGAGGGGGGCATCAGCACCCCGATCCTGATCCTCTCGGCGCTGGGCCGCGGCAGCGACCGGGCCGACGGGCTCGACACGGGCGCGGACGATTACCTCGCCAAGCCATTCGAGCCCGAGGAACTGGTCGCCCGTCTGCGCGCCCTGCACCGCCGCGCGAGCGGGCGCGAGCACAGCGCCGTCATCCTCTACGGCGCCTTCGAATGCCACGTGAAGGCTCGCACCGCCTTCCGCGACAACCGCCATCTCGCGCTGAGCCCCAAGGAATTCGAGCTGTTCCGCTATTTCATGGAGAATGCCGGCGAGGTGGTCACCCGCGAGATGCTGCTGCATCACGTGTGGAAGATGGACTTCGACCCCCAGACCAACGTGGTCGACGTGAACATCGGGCGGCTGCGGCGCAAGCTCGAGGACGGGTTCGAACGGCCCGCGCTCGAGACCATCCTGGGGTCGGGCTACCGCCTGCTCGACGGGCGGCCATGA